A window from Methylocystis sp. MJC1 encodes these proteins:
- a CDS encoding DUF2958 domain-containing protein, with the protein MKLLTQAQRQQLLDNGRRQAAVKGTPDELDFPPVVKLFNPCGACTWLLTEIDPDDESIAWGLCDLGMGSPEFGTVSLTELAEYRSRLGVGIERDLYFKAHGPISAYIAAANEAGHIVENIPGSTVSD; encoded by the coding sequence ATGAAGCTCCTCACCCAAGCCCAGCGCCAACAGCTCCTCGACAACGGCCGCCGTCAGGCGGCCGTGAAGGGAACGCCCGACGAGCTCGACTTCCCGCCCGTCGTCAAGCTGTTCAATCCCTGTGGGGCCTGCACCTGGCTCCTCACCGAAATCGATCCCGATGACGAATCCATCGCCTGGGGTCTCTGCGACCTTGGCATGGGCTCTCCCGAATTCGGGACGGTCAGCCTCACCGAACTTGCCGAATACCGCAGTCGTCTTGGCGTCGGGATCGAACGCGATCTCTACTTCAAAGCGCACGGACCGATCTCGGCTTATATCGCCGCCGCCAACGAAGCCGGGCATATCGTCGAGAATATTCCCGGATCCACGGTCAGTGACTAA
- a CDS encoding SIR2 family protein → MSVPEGANLANHLALLALSRGAEGQTRLITTNFDTLFERAWLEKYQKAIASHASAAMPAPKASGFEGVLHLHGRLADDSPKLSLAETDLVLTSSEFGDAYLRSGWASRYVYDVVRACTVVLVGYSADDPPMRYLLEVLEADRERYSDLHRVYAFAASKDEEEELEAALWRAKGIEPILYRPSENDHSALYKTLEEWRDYANDPTAWRREALRVIFTQSPKEQGEDELARCAALLRHRDAAQLLAELSPPSDWLSPLNDRRVFAEQERHAGQWIAARLNDADMIRASISLPYFSDECAWYIELAIEQKRAELSPVRLKAWQLILRSKRQVRIPSRMLDDNWYTVSRYIRQGDAGYHIRQVVRKLLQPRLTVAKAFRLSERTTENEPERLFDLLRIDFDAPDHVPIREILLCWPESLDKELALFRVLERALTEALEEAHDLGLLDGWDCASGDVPSIGDHPQNKHRRGFYPIIRVLADLWGRIASRDPETARTLISSWWSSPYLLERRFYLSALCSDSVFSCEEVWSGLDRLSPEDFWLGGAQVEIMRLVTLRWREFAPAQRQAFEARICSGLPRDLFQEGSFEKDEWGSVYDSAVMKRLNRLKLMGWPLNNDSETLLREIASRHPRWAPGEGDRDDFSSWHESHSGPDGQPELLANIADSALVSEAMRLQRESRWQQGDVWRLFCAADPERAQLGLRSEAKAGRWEVDAWRDFIWSATERSEDTLQLELAASLLAMPEAVLTQLLPAACRWLQKRRQLLTRLASREGNFLTLWDRLAELAYPANAPSVDKEERGAYDRALNDPAGELADALLRHIDARKPEQGGGFTEEEAIRLNRIVHSDGDPGLLARATLCRFLAYLEATDPDWVLSQMLPFLSWDQPHAASLWRSRAFDNIGTARLFNATKTLMLEAFVRPGLGDDELEGLMTQLLTIAFAHRRQELIDYALSSAEIKNALAAGSDRLRTNAAWQFWRAMGDEADKAARWNEMIGPVFRGMWPLDAALRNEGVSQNLVLMTLECGEAFPDAVDAVIVFLVPYQLYLMAHTLRLESAHDDLIRKFPRAALRLASAIIDPDKYPVPSDLSSFLELCIESDASVASEPSYIRLFGLRRQRAA, encoded by the coding sequence TTGTCAGTCCCCGAAGGAGCTAATCTAGCCAATCATCTAGCACTGCTAGCACTTTCTCGAGGCGCAGAAGGGCAGACAAGGCTGATAACGACAAACTTTGACACCCTGTTCGAAAGAGCATGGCTTGAGAAGTACCAGAAAGCTATCGCCAGTCACGCAAGTGCAGCTATGCCAGCACCCAAAGCCTCTGGGTTTGAAGGCGTCTTGCACTTGCATGGTCGCCTTGCTGATGACAGCCCCAAACTCAGTTTGGCGGAGACAGATCTTGTACTAACGAGTTCTGAATTTGGTGACGCGTACCTGCGCTCGGGCTGGGCTTCGCGTTACGTCTACGACGTCGTACGCGCCTGCACGGTTGTGCTCGTTGGCTATTCAGCCGACGATCCTCCGATGCGCTACTTGCTGGAGGTTCTGGAGGCTGACCGCGAACGATACAGCGATTTGCACCGAGTATATGCGTTTGCGGCGAGCAAGGATGAGGAAGAGGAGCTCGAAGCCGCGCTCTGGCGTGCAAAAGGAATTGAGCCAATCCTTTACCGTCCTAGTGAAAATGATCATTCTGCCCTTTATAAAACATTAGAAGAATGGAGGGATTACGCGAACGATCCGACCGCTTGGCGGAGGGAAGCTCTTCGCGTGATTTTTACTCAATCACCTAAGGAGCAGGGTGAGGATGAGCTTGCACGCTGCGCAGCGTTGCTACGCCACAGGGATGCGGCTCAGCTCTTAGCCGAGCTATCACCACCTTCCGATTGGCTTTCGCCTCTGAATGATCGCCGCGTGTTTGCCGAACAAGAAAGACATGCCGGGCAATGGATTGCAGCGCGACTTAATGATGCCGACATGATCCGCGCATCGATCTCTTTGCCGTATTTTAGCGATGAATGTGCCTGGTATATTGAGCTCGCAATCGAGCAAAAGCGGGCTGAGCTATCACCGGTTCGATTAAAGGCGTGGCAATTGATTCTGAGAAGCAAGCGGCAAGTGCGAATTCCGTCGCGCATGCTCGATGACAACTGGTACACCGTGTCGAGATATATCCGACAAGGAGATGCCGGGTACCACATTCGGCAAGTTGTTCGAAAATTGCTTCAGCCTCGCCTTACCGTGGCGAAAGCCTTTCGCTTGTCAGAACGAACTACAGAAAATGAACCTGAGAGACTTTTCGATCTGTTGCGGATCGATTTTGACGCTCCCGATCATGTGCCTATCCGCGAAATTTTGCTGTGTTGGCCGGAGAGTTTGGATAAAGAGCTCGCTTTGTTCCGTGTATTGGAGCGGGCGTTGACCGAAGCGCTTGAAGAAGCGCACGATCTAGGCTTGCTGGATGGCTGGGACTGCGCAAGCGGCGATGTTCCATCTATTGGGGATCATCCGCAAAACAAGCACCGCCGCGGATTTTATCCAATTATCCGTGTTTTAGCTGACTTGTGGGGACGAATTGCCTCGCGCGATCCAGAGACAGCGCGGACTCTTATTTCCAGCTGGTGGAGCTCGCCATACTTGTTGGAGAGGCGTTTTTATCTTTCGGCGCTGTGCTCCGATTCAGTGTTTTCTTGTGAGGAAGTTTGGAGTGGCTTAGACCGCCTCAGCCCGGAGGACTTCTGGTTGGGAGGAGCTCAAGTCGAGATTATGCGGCTGGTCACCCTACGTTGGCGCGAATTCGCACCAGCACAAAGGCAAGCTTTTGAAGCCCGTATATGTTCGGGCCTTCCTCGCGACCTTTTCCAGGAGGGATCTTTTGAAAAAGATGAGTGGGGTTCCGTATATGACTCGGCTGTGATGAAGCGGCTAAACCGACTTAAGTTAATGGGTTGGCCGCTAAATAATGATAGCGAGACTCTTCTACGAGAAATCGCATCTCGGCATCCCAGATGGGCCCCGGGAGAGGGTGACCGGGATGATTTTTCTTCATGGCACGAGAGTCATTCTGGGCCTGACGGACAGCCCGAGCTGCTGGCGAACATCGCAGATAGCGCCCTCGTATCCGAGGCTATGCGCCTGCAACGTGAAAGCCGCTGGCAGCAGGGCGACGTTTGGCGCTTGTTCTGTGCCGCCGATCCAGAGCGTGCACAGCTCGGTTTACGCAGCGAGGCGAAGGCCGGTCGCTGGGAGGTGGATGCATGGCGCGACTTTATATGGTCTGCTACTGAGAGGAGCGAGGACACACTACAGCTTGAGCTTGCCGCATCATTGCTTGCTATGCCTGAGGCGGTTCTAACGCAGCTCTTACCGGCTGCGTGTCGTTGGCTACAAAAGCGTCGACAACTGTTGACGCGCCTCGCTTCACGTGAGGGTAATTTCCTCACACTATGGGACCGGCTAGCTGAGCTGGCCTATCCGGCCAACGCGCCTAGCGTTGATAAGGAAGAACGCGGTGCTTACGACAGGGCATTGAATGATCCCGCGGGCGAACTAGCGGATGCTTTGCTGCGACATATTGATGCAAGAAAGCCAGAGCAAGGCGGCGGCTTTACCGAAGAGGAAGCAATTCGGTTAAATCGCATTGTCCATTCTGATGGGGATCCAGGACTTTTGGCGCGGGCAACCCTTTGTCGATTTTTGGCCTATCTTGAAGCGACTGACCCCGATTGGGTGTTGTCGCAAATGCTGCCGTTTCTCAGTTGGGATCAGCCACATGCCGCTTCTTTGTGGCGATCACGAGCATTTGACAACATCGGTACAGCGCGGCTGTTCAATGCGACGAAGACATTGATGCTTGAGGCTTTCGTAAGACCTGGCTTGGGCGATGATGAACTCGAAGGTCTAATGACGCAGTTGCTCACGATAGCCTTCGCGCACCGTCGACAAGAGCTTATAGATTACGCTTTGTCGAGCGCTGAGATCAAAAATGCCCTGGCCGCAGGTTCTGATCGACTTCGGACGAACGCCGCATGGCAGTTTTGGCGCGCAATGGGAGATGAGGCCGATAAAGCTGCACGCTGGAATGAAATGATTGGGCCTGTTTTCCGTGGAATGTGGCCATTAGATGCCGCACTCAGAAACGAAGGCGTGTCTCAGAACCTCGTGCTAATGACTTTGGAATGCGGAGAAGCTTTTCCAGATGCTGTTGATGCTGTGATTGTTTTCCTCGTGCCTTATCAGCTTTATCTCATGGCACATACGTTACGGCTAGAGTCCGCGCATGACGATCTAATACGAAAGTTCCCACGGGCGGCATTACGGCTTGCAAGTGCAATTATCGACCCAGACAAATATCCGGTGCCTAGTGATCTCTCTTCGTTTCTGGAGTTATGTATCGAATCTGACGCTAGCGTTGCCTCTGAACCTTCATATATTCGGCTTTTCGGTTTGCGGCGGCAGCGCGCGGCATAG
- a CDS encoding M48 family metallopeptidase codes for MANRLRIGSIEVEVVFKNIKNVHLSVNPPSGHVRIAAPTRMKLDTVRVFAISKLEWIKRQQKRFQRQERETAREFLSGESHYLWGKRYLLKVVEGDAPPNVMLRHRHILLNVRKGSSSAKRQAVLDAWYRSLLKHAAQELLIKWQRILRVKPNQLFVQKMKTKWGSCNTNSRNIRLNVDLAKKPAECLEYIVIHELLHLIERRHNDRFTTLMERHMPNWQSVRRTLNEGPLAQADWAY; via the coding sequence ATGGCAAATCGGCTACGCATTGGCTCGATTGAGGTGGAAGTCGTCTTCAAAAACATCAAGAACGTCCATCTGAGCGTCAATCCTCCCTCCGGCCACGTACGCATCGCAGCACCAACGCGCATGAAGCTCGATACCGTTCGGGTTTTTGCAATCTCAAAGCTCGAATGGATTAAGCGCCAGCAGAAGCGCTTTCAACGGCAGGAGCGAGAAACAGCGCGTGAATTCCTAAGTGGCGAGAGCCATTATCTCTGGGGCAAGCGTTACCTCCTCAAGGTCGTGGAAGGTGACGCGCCGCCAAATGTAATGCTACGCCACCGCCACATCCTTCTAAACGTTCGCAAAGGCAGCTCATCCGCAAAGCGGCAAGCCGTCCTCGATGCCTGGTATCGATCTCTTCTCAAACACGCTGCACAAGAGCTGCTTATCAAATGGCAGCGCATCCTTCGCGTTAAACCCAACCAGCTGTTCGTTCAGAAGATGAAGACCAAGTGGGGAAGCTGCAATACAAATTCTCGCAATATCCGCCTCAATGTCGATCTCGCGAAAAAACCCGCCGAGTGTCTCGAATATATAGTAATCCATGAGTTGCTTCACTTGATCGAACGCCGCCATAATGACCGCTTCACGACGCTCATGGAGCGGCATATGCCGAACTGGCAATCCGTCCGTCGGACATTGAATGAGGGCCCTCTTGCCCAGGCCGACTGGGCCTACTGA
- the tnpC gene encoding IS66 family transposase → MDAAAQALLDENAALKAELAVARAKASEDTALIAAQKLQIAKLQRQIYGQKSERAARLIDQLSLELEELEASATEDELAAEQAVTKTTLVAGFTRKRSERHTFPEHLPRERVVIEAPTSCACCGGSRLRKLGEDVTQTLETTPRQWKVIETVREKFSCRDCEKITQAPAPFHAVPRGWAGPSLLAMIAFEKFGQHQPLNRQAERYALEGAPISLSTMADAVGSICAALDPLRRLIEAHVLAAERLHGDDTTVPVLAKGKTDTGRCWVYVRDDAPFGGAGPPAAIFYYSRDRKGEHPQAHLAGYAGILQADAYDGYNRLYLADRKPGPIREAACWVHARRPFFAMADLDENARRKAAGKKEIPLSPIAIEVVRRIDALFEIERSINGKSAEERLSVRQMLSRPLVDDLRIYMREQAARLSRGHDLVKAISYMLKRWAAFTLFLEDGRVCLSNNAAERGLRGIALGRKSWLFCGSDRGGQRAAAMYSLIVTAKMNGVDPQAWLADVLSCIAAHPAHRLEELLPWNWAIQGPVISARAA, encoded by the coding sequence ATGGACGCTGCTGCCCAGGCCCTTCTCGACGAAAATGCTGCGCTGAAAGCAGAGTTGGCCGTCGCACGGGCGAAGGCGTCGGAAGACACGGCGCTGATCGCCGCGCAAAAGCTTCAGATCGCCAAGTTGCAGCGGCAGATCTACGGGCAAAAGTCGGAGCGCGCTGCGCGGCTGATCGATCAGTTGTCGCTCGAGCTCGAAGAGCTGGAAGCGAGCGCGACGGAAGATGAGCTCGCGGCGGAGCAGGCGGTCACGAAAACCACGCTGGTCGCGGGCTTCACGCGCAAACGGTCCGAGCGCCACACATTCCCGGAACATCTACCGCGCGAGCGCGTCGTAATCGAGGCGCCGACGAGCTGCGCTTGCTGCGGCGGATCGCGGCTGCGGAAGCTCGGCGAAGACGTGACGCAGACGCTGGAGACGACGCCGCGTCAGTGGAAAGTGATCGAGACCGTGCGAGAGAAATTCTCCTGTCGGGACTGCGAGAAGATCACACAGGCGCCGGCGCCGTTCCATGCCGTTCCGCGCGGCTGGGCGGGGCCAAGCCTTCTGGCGATGATCGCCTTCGAGAAGTTCGGCCAACATCAGCCGCTGAACCGTCAGGCGGAGCGCTATGCGTTGGAAGGCGCGCCGATCTCCTTGTCGACCATGGCCGACGCCGTCGGCTCCATCTGTGCGGCGCTGGATCCGCTGCGGCGTCTCATCGAGGCGCATGTCCTGGCCGCCGAGCGCCTACACGGCGACGACACCACGGTTCCCGTGCTGGCGAAGGGCAAAACCGACACGGGTCGGTGCTGGGTTTATGTCCGCGACGACGCGCCCTTCGGCGGCGCCGGGCCGCCGGCGGCCATCTTTTATTACTCACGCGACCGCAAAGGCGAACATCCGCAGGCGCATCTGGCGGGATATGCTGGCATCCTGCAGGCCGACGCCTATGACGGCTACAACAGGCTCTACCTAGCGGACCGCAAGCCGGGCCCGATCCGCGAGGCGGCGTGCTGGGTCCATGCGCGACGCCCCTTCTTCGCCATGGCTGATCTGGATGAGAACGCGCGACGCAAGGCTGCTGGCAAGAAGGAAATCCCTTTGTCGCCCATCGCGATCGAGGTGGTGCGTCGCATCGACGCGCTGTTCGAAATCGAGCGGTCCATCAATGGAAAGAGCGCGGAAGAACGCCTGTCGGTCCGCCAGATGCTGAGCCGTCCATTGGTCGATGATCTGCGGATCTATATGCGCGAGCAGGCGGCCAGGCTCTCGCGCGGGCACGACCTGGTCAAGGCTATCAGTTACATGCTCAAGCGCTGGGCCGCGTTCACGCTTTTCCTTGAAGACGGACGCGTGTGCTTGTCCAACAACGCTGCAGAACGAGGGCTAAGAGGCATCGCGCTGGGAAGAAAATCGTGGCTGTTCTGCGGGTCCGATCGCGGAGGGCAGCGCGCTGCGGCCATGTATAGTCTCATTGTCACGGCCAAAATGAATGGCGTCGATCCGCAGGCATGGCTCGCAGACGTTTTGTCCTGTATCGCCGCCCATCCCGCACATCGGCTTGAAGAGTTGCTGCCCTGGAACTGGGCGATACAAGGTCCGGTAATCTCCGCTCGTGCAGCTTGA
- the tnpB gene encoding IS66 family insertion sequence element accessory protein TnpB (TnpB, as the term is used for proteins encoded by IS66 family insertion elements, is considered an accessory protein, since TnpC, encoded by a neighboring gene, is a DDE family transposase.): MIPLPAGCRVWIATGHTDMRRGMQGLALQVQEQLKRDPHAGDLYIFRGRRGDLAKILWHDGVGLSLYAKRLDRGKFIWPSATAGAVSISAAQMAYMLEGIDWRNPQMTFRPQSAG; encoded by the coding sequence ATGATCCCGTTGCCGGCGGGCTGCCGCGTCTGGATCGCCACCGGCCACACCGACATGCGACGCGGCATGCAGGGCCTCGCCCTTCAGGTGCAGGAGCAGTTGAAGCGCGACCCGCACGCCGGCGATCTCTACATTTTCCGCGGGCGCAGGGGCGACCTCGCAAAAATTCTCTGGCATGATGGCGTCGGACTGTCGCTGTATGCAAAACGCCTCGATCGCGGAAAGTTCATATGGCCCTCGGCGACGGCGGGCGCGGTGTCGATCTCGGCGGCGCAGATGGCCTATATGCTCGAAGGGATAGATTGGCGAAATCCGCAAATGACCTTTCGGCCGCAAAGCGCGGGGTGA
- the tnpA gene encoding IS66-like element accessory protein TnpA, which translates to MSRNDDDPPALRRRRRSWSLEEKRRIVEESLEDGASIAEVARRHDLNTNQLFTWRRQFGVDLAAPQDLAPILPVTITPDTVGEHSAPGPTGQMEIVLAEGDRILVWSDVEAAALSRVVKALRR; encoded by the coding sequence ATGTCGCGCAACGATGACGATCCGCCGGCTCTCCGGCGCCGACGCCGATCCTGGTCTCTCGAAGAGAAGCGCCGGATCGTCGAGGAGAGCCTTGAGGACGGAGCTTCGATCGCCGAGGTTGCGCGACGGCACGACCTCAACACCAACCAGCTCTTCACCTGGCGCCGGCAGTTCGGCGTCGATCTGGCTGCGCCGCAGGACCTCGCGCCGATCCTGCCCGTGACGATCACGCCGGACACAGTGGGGGAGCATTCCGCTCCGGGGCCGACCGGCCAGATGGAGATCGTCCTCGCCGAGGGTGACCGGATCCTCGTGTGGTCCGATGTCGAGGCAGCCGCGCTGTCGCGGGTCGTGAAGGCGCTGCGGCGATGA